A DNA window from Onychostoma macrolepis isolate SWU-2019 chromosome 13, ASM1243209v1, whole genome shotgun sequence contains the following coding sequences:
- the LOC131552482 gene encoding uncharacterized protein LOC131552482 isoform X2 translates to MSINKSLQMDLHASRLVGSVTEYSATQGSSGFPEEHLPEGERNTASMAEIAVALEHAHKMAATAEPVHKVAATTTLRHVTTASHESNQVTVDVKEPSQVIVDLCESSQIIVDHRESSQVTVDRHESDHITTNHPESSPVTVNLHVSADLPESRHIFADHPVSPRLV, encoded by the exons ATGTCTATTAATAAAAGCCTGCAAATGGATCTGCACGCCTCTCGTCTTGTCGGCtccgtaacagaatactcggccacacaaggatccagcggctttccAGAGGAACACTTGCCAG AGGGAGAACGCAACACTGCATCTATGGCCGAGATAGCAGTTGCGTTagagcacgctcacaaaatggcggcgaCAGCAGAGCCCGTTCACAAAGTGGCGGCCACAACCACACTCCGTCATGTCACTACTGCCAGTCAtgagtcaaatcaagtcacagttgatgttaaGGAGCCAAGTCAAGTTATCGTTGATCTTTGTGAATCCAGTCAGATCATAGTTGATCATCGTGAGTctagtcaagtcaccgttgatcgtcacgagtCAGACCACATCACAACTAATCATCCAGAGTCAAGCCCAGTCACAGTTAATCTACatgtctccgctgaccttcccgAGTCGCGCCATATCTTCGCTGATCATCCAGTCTCGCCACGTCTCGTCTGA
- the LOC131552482 gene encoding uncharacterized protein LOC131552482 isoform X1, whose translation MDLHASRLVGSVTEYSATQGSSGFPEEHLPGMDTALILLALKQGPRSLKNYIREYLAIVHYSDLLIEFFCDSINQPLQSEFRREGPRSSLARFIDYALLTDGSLFTVGVAEGERNTASMAEIAVALEHAHKMAATAEPVHKVAATTTLRHVTTASHESNQVTVDVKEPSQVIVDLCESSQIIVDHRESSQVTVDRHESDHITTNHPESSPVTVNLHVSADLPESRHIFADHPVSPRLV comes from the coding sequence ATGGATCTGCACGCCTCTCGTCTTGTCGGCtccgtaacagaatactcggccacacaaggatccagcggctttccAGAGGAACACTTGCCAGGTATGGACACAGCACTGATACTATTGGCTCTTAAACAAGGCCCGCGTTCACTGAAGAACTATATTCGGGAATATTTAGCCATCGTGCACTACTCTGACTTATTGATAGAGTTTTTTTGTGACAGTATTAATCAACCACTGCAGTCTGAGTTTAGACGCGAGGGTCCGCGTTCATCACTCGCTCGGTTTATTGATTATGCTTTGTTGACTGATGGCTCattgtttactgtgggtgttgCAGAGGGAGAACGCAACACTGCATCTATGGCCGAGATAGCAGTTGCGTTagagcacgctcacaaaatggcggcgaCAGCAGAGCCCGTTCACAAAGTGGCGGCCACAACCACACTCCGTCATGTCACTACTGCCAGTCAtgagtcaaatcaagtcacagttgatgttaaGGAGCCAAGTCAAGTTATCGTTGATCTTTGTGAATCCAGTCAGATCATAGTTGATCATCGTGAGTctagtcaagtcaccgttgatcgtcacgagtCAGACCACATCACAACTAATCATCCAGAGTCAAGCCCAGTCACAGTTAATCTACatgtctccgctgaccttcccgAGTCGCGCCATATCTTCGCTGATCATCCAGTCTCGCCACGTCTCGTCTGA